The genomic window CATTGTCGGAGGTGCAGGATTACCAGAGGGAAAAAAGATCAACGCCATGACAGAAATGGTTGATCTTGTCCCAACCATGTTGGAAATTTCGGGGATTGGCGAGTCGTTCTCCCACAACGGACTGTCCTGGATTCCTCTGCTCTGCGGTGATTCTACAACACATAAGCAATATGCTTTTTCTGAAGGTGGCTTCCTGACGTCGGAAGAGCCCATACTCGAGCAGGCGCCCTACCCATACGATTTGAAAGCTGGTCTACAGCACGAAGATACAACCCTAGTTGGAAaagccatctccttgagagACGAGACTTGGACCTTTGTGTATAGATTGTATGAGCCGTCAGAGCTCTATCATCGACAAAACGACCCTCACGAGCTACACAATCTAGCCGAAGATCCAGACCACAAGGAGTTGGCAGACAAGTTTGAGAAGGCTACTCTGAAGTGGCTTTTGCAAGGAGCCGATGTGATGCCTTGGACAGCGGATCCGAGATTCCCGGAAGTCAAGTTGAAGAGTCCGCGAGAGCAGATGCAAGAGCGGTTGAAGCAGGTTCGAAGTGACTGAAGGCCTGTGAAGTTGGAAGTTGGCCTGCAGGTAGGACCGTTTTTACGCTGGTAGAAGGTTTAGGAAGAGTTTACAGTTGTTAGTGGGCGTAGAGAAATCTTTGCCACTTAGCTAGGTCTTGGTAGACCTATGTAGAGCTTTAACATAGTTATTGTGCCCTACTATCGACTTTCTTTTATACTGAAGATAGAAATGCCCGAGGTTCCCGGGTCTAATCCCACAGCTAGAAGGAAAAGGGTGATTATAGGTGACATAGAGTTTACCTTTTGTATCTCCATTGGAAGATTTGTTTTCTAACCGTCCACAGTGACCAAGCCTCGCTCATCAAGTTTGAGATGTGTAGCATCCAGACGATCAAGCGTGCAGAAGTTTCTGGGAAAGCATTTGATTCCAAGGTGTTAAGTTGCTAAAAGCTGACTGCACATCGCCTGCATCTTCTCATAACGTCTAAGAAATGTATGCCTCaacctcaatctcgacaaTCATACCCGGAATACCCAACTCCGTAACACCAACACAAGTCCACGTCGGCTGATGATCAGGCATCCACTTGCGAAACTCCTCCACCATGAGATCAAACGATCCAGAAAGAGAAATATGGAAGCTCTTTACAGAGTAGACATCTGCCCAGCCCTTTGCGCCCGCGTCCTTGAGGTTCTTTTCGACGTTTTTGAAGGCAAGGTCAATCTGGCCTTTCAGGTCATCCTTGTCGATGTTGCCCTCGGCATCCCAGCCGCCTTGGCCTGAGCacttgatgatgttgccgaCACGCACGGCTTGGGAGTAGGAGTAGagcttgttgttggtcttgccgACGCCTTCGTAGTTGAAATAGTTGAGGGTTGACATGATGGCTGGGAGATCTGCCCTAGTCTTAGTGGTATAACCAGTCAAAAACGGCGATGAAGCTCACAGGTGAAGTGTGGTAAAATTATTTGAAATATTTTTTGAGCAAAAAATCCAAGAACAGGACGATGGATGAGACTGCTTGTCAACAGTCTCGGATGCCGTTTTATCTATCCCAGAGCACCACCTGATCTCCCCCCTACATCTTGGCATGAGCATCAACAAAACCTATCACTGGCCTGTAAATTCTGCCAAGGACTGCTATTGCAGAGTGATTATCGTTGTGTCACGGATGGCCATGAAACATTCCTGATCGAGACTCGGCTGTGCCAGGTTGGTCCCCGAGGATGCTCATGATATCTACCCCTTGCTTTACCCCGCCAGATGCCGAGAATAAGCTTGGCTCGCACAATCGACATATTGGGACACTTTATCCGAAGTGGGCAGTAGGTAACGTCATGTCAATGTGGCCACCTTTTTTCGCGTCTATTGAAAGCACGAAAAAGTTGCCTATTTGCGTCTAGTTTCAAAGATAAAAGAGACGGCCACGCCAAGATGACCCCACCACGGGAGAGATAGTCCATCCTTGATTACCCCTCAGTATGGCCTCAAAAGTTTCCTATCTCGAACATGCATATGTACTACCCCGTCTTTGCGGGCAATAACCCGTCTTAATGGGCGTGACTGCATCATGTCTCGTGATCTATTCTCCGAGTCAGCTACGCATCACATTCCGATATAAATTGGACCCCGCAATCGATCGTGAGCTTGTGTCCTCTCAACTCCAGATACCCAACtcacatcatcaccatggcgtCAACTACTCAAATCACTCTGCCTAATGGCAAAAAGTATGACCAACCGACCGGTCTCTTTATCAACAACGAATATGTTGCCGCCTCCGGTGATGAGTTTGTGGTGACAAATCCAGTGTAAGCCCCTCAAATTCTCACGGTGAATACGTGCTCACATGCACCAGaaccgaggaggaggtcatcaagctcaagggaGCTTCCACCGAAGATGTCGACAAGGCAGTTTCAGCAGCCCGAAAGGCATTCGAGGGAGAATGGTCGGAGCTTGCTGCCGTGGATCGAGGCGCCTTTCTCTATAAGATTGCTGATCTGATTGATCGCGACCGGGAGCTCATCGCCGCTATCGATGCCTTTGATAACGGCAAGGTGTGTATCTCCACATTTCTTGCAAACATGCCCAACTGACGCATCAGCGTCACAGCCCTTCAGCGCGGCTCTCGCTGGCGACTTGGACGAGTCGTACAACGTGTTCCGCTACTACGCCGGTGCTGCCGACAAGATCAGTGGCCGCACCATCGAGACTTCACCCGCTAAGCTGGCATACGTTCTTCAAGAGCCTCTCGGTGTTTGCGGACAGATTATCCCCTGGAACTTTCCCTTCATGATGCTTGCATGGAAGATTGCCCCCGCCTTGGCCTGCGGCAACACTGTTGTGCTCAAGCCTGCCGAGCAGACACCGCTCTCGGCCCTGTACTTTGGAAAGTTGGTGATCGAGGCTGGTCTTCCGGCTGGTGTTGTCAACGTACTGCCCGGTCTTGGGCCTCAGACTGGCAAGGCCATTGCTGGTCACATGGGTATTGATAAGGTGGCCTTTACTGGCAGCACAAACACCGGCCgcgccatcatgaaggaTGCGGCGAACAACCTCAAGAACATCACCTTGGAATGTGGAGGCAAGAGTCCTTCCATCGTCTTTGCGGATGCAGAGCTTGACCAAGCCGTCAAGTGGTGCCACTTTGGAATCATGGACAACAAGGGCGAGGTAAGGCTGAACGGCATTGGGTTGTTGGGTATTACGCTAACACGTGGAATAGGTCTGCACTTCGACATCACGAATTTACGTCCATGAATCCATCTACGATGAGTTCCTGACCAAGTTTGTCGAGGTCACCAAGGAAAACGACAAGATCGGAGGCCCATTCGAGGACGCCACCGTTCAGGGACCCCAGGTTTCCAAGGCTCAGTACGACAAGGTTGTTTCGTATATCGAGGAGGGTAGAAAGTCCGGAGCCAGGCTTCTCTACGGAGGAAGCAAGTACGGTGACAAGGGTTATTTCTTGAAGCCCACCGTCTTTGCGGATGTAAGTGATCTTCTGGTTGACCTCGTGCACTACTGCAATTACATGCTGACGGCAATGATAATAGGTCAGCGAAGACATGAAGATCATGAACGAAGAGATTTTCGGCCCCGTCGTGTCTATCGCCAAGTTCTCCActgaagaagaggttattgccaaggccaacgatACTTCCTACGGTCTTGCCGCTGCTCTCTTCACAGAAAAGGTGTCTCGAGCACACAAGGTAGCCCGGAAGCTGCAGGCCGGCATGGTCTGGATCAACTCTTCTGGCGATTCACACTTTGGTATTCCTTTTGGTGGATACAAGTCTTCCGGTATTGGACGAGAGCTGGGTCAGTACGCTTTGGATGCGTATACTCAGTCCAAGGCTGTTCACGTGAACCTCGGCTTTGAGCTTTAGGGGGGTGACATGAAATTTGTAAAACTTTGGCAAGGAGATATTTAGATATAAGCATACTGATTGATTACCCTGAACGACGTAATTGCCTTGAGAATTGTGTAGATTGGCGCCCTATCGAACGATCAGTAACTAGATGACCTTAACGATGCGAGAAAGGTTGAGCAATAACTGTGCCAATACCTGGATAAATGACCCAACATATGTTTCAAGAACGTTCCCAAAATCTGAAGCCTGTAAGAACTGTAGGTTGTGGTGCTTTTGGCACTGGGTTTCTAATGCCGGCATGCGTCAAGATCTGGGTTCCAGCTATTGTGGTGAATGGGTTCTTTGAAGGCGTGATCAAGTTCACAAAAGAAGTTGGCAAGACGTAATGCTTGAGAAAAGATGGGTGATTTCACATCCAGGGCGAACAGCCCAGATAGAAGAATGACCAATCGCTCTAGTTCATTGCCGCTCTTGATGACAAGTGGGATGAAATCAAATTCCTCAGCCAGAACTCAGAAAATTGCGGACGCCCTGAAAGATCCAGGCAAAGCGGGACCCTTTCGAAAGCATCCGCCTGCATCATCACTGTTCTCGACATCAGAAAGTTTGATCTGGGAGGGAGATGAGCTGACGCCAATACTCCCTTGATGTCCTGACAGCCCCCTGAACCCGTGACCCCCTGAACCCATGATTAAAACTTGTGTCTGAGAACGCGATAACGACGCAACATCGAAGGAGATCTAAAGAGATCTATGGAGAGAAGCGGTCAGGTAGGAGGCCGTCTTTTTTGCAGGTTTTATACATGGGAGCCGATGACGGGAAACGTGTCCTCTGCCAAAATCTTGTTCTTTTTTTCACATGTCATACGCATGTTTCGATTCTTTTCTGCTGCGTGAGTTGCTTGAAGGTTGGTGGCTGCATGTGTTGATGTTAGGGAGGTACTGGACCTCAAGTCACCCCCAGCAAAAAAGGTACTTCCTCCCGGACATGCAGCACCCAAAGGCAGGTAGCTACCACTTGGATATCCATGGGAACGACGTGGAAATACAGACTAGATCTTGTTCGAGGCTCCAGATCATGGAAAGTTTTAGTCGTCGGCGCCGAAAGCAGATAGACTTTGCGATTCAAGCCATGCAAATATCATCACATTCAACGGCGGGACCGTGACGCACATGTCGCCCCGATTTCTTGCTCACTGGAGGCTGGCGCTGCACGTGGCCCATATCCTGGCCTACAAGCGCTTGAAAGGATACTCGGCGGTGCAAAGATATACATAAACCCATTCCGTATGTATGAATTATTCACACCGAGTGAAGAATTGCACCAGCCTACATGGCAGGATACCAAAGGGTGCCGAGTCCGTCGCTTCGTCCCATGTTCCGAGGCTCTCGACGAACAAGCACGTTGGGTTTCTGACAGTCGGATAATCTTGGATTGAATTCTGTTCCTATCATAGATTTCAGGGCAGAATATACTGTTACAAAGCTTCGAGCCTGAGGCAGACTCCATGAAACCAGGCTCGAAAGACTCGAGGAATCCTGCCTGTTGTAAGAGGGAGCGTTTTGTTGTGTCACCACGTTCAATACAACTGACTGGGTCCAGCAGGTTCTGATACTTGAGTGCAGTCTGCGACTTGCTAGTCGTATACCTCTTATGCGAATGAAAAATGCGTCAACTGTTGTTGCGCCACTGGTTCTCTGTCTATTCTTGACTGCTGTGGGGTGCGTTGAACAAGTCCTCGACAACGACGGGAACGATGAAAACAGATGAACCTACCAATTGAGTGGTTCTCCTGGGCTCAACATTTCCACTGTTTTCAAATCTATCTGTGTTGGTAAAACAGGCTTGGTTTTTTATCCCAAGGACAATAGCAATTGATCCTGCTTGCTTTCAGTCGTTCCCATCTGCTGTACGTCGACACCTTGTAAATACTTCAGGCTTTTGGACTGATTCAAGCACATTGGTAACATGGATGAAAAGTCACCAAATGCCTTACCTTGGAAATGTTTCTGTGTTGAAGCATAGAGAAAACTAGGTAATCAGATTCACGAGAGCGGGCCCAAGTTAGTTGAGGCGACGACGGCGCCGAGGATGGCTCATCCTGATTGGTTGTCCAAGTTGCTAGCCAGAGATACGGCAGCTTCTTATCGCATTTCGTTTATGATGTAACAAGTGATAAAGGTGATTGAACAATATGTTGATTTGAACATTATTCTGCCCGTAACTCTTGAGATTTTCATCGCACAGGTTCGAGAATGGTCGTCCGTTGGCCGTTTTCACAACCGCCATTCTCGGTCTTGCGTATGCCCGAGAATCGAAAGAAAACAGGCAAGAGAACCCGGGCCTTTCTTATCTGTTACCTAAGATAAACAGCCGGATAAATCAACTGACATGACCGAGCTGCCAAGCTCGGGTTTGGTTGCCCCATGCGCCGTATCCGGCCCCGTTAGCATAAAAGCCGGCTTTTACCGTCCCGGACCTCCGGCAGAGATAACGGACATGCAAAGGCCGATATCAGATTGACGTGATGCCAGACGCAGAGTGAGGCGTATCTGTAGTGCCGAGTTGCAATGTTATAAAGGAGGCCATCTGACCATCTCTAGTGATAGATATTTCTAGATACAATCACAGTTGAAGAGCCAGAGCTGAGGCCGATTCACaactccatcttcaatcCGCCCTTATCTTGTATCTTCCCAACATCAGCCCCAACACATCGCCTACCATGACTGTGAAAGAAATCGCTACACCGGATGCCATCCGGGCCTTGTTTTCTTCTGCCCTTTCCAACATGTACCAACGCGAAGTCCCTCAGTACGGCACATTGCTAAAGCTTGTGTCTGACATCAATCGCCAAAAAGATGTCAACATTCAACATCGCATCGAGGTTGAACGTCATGGCGCCATTCGTCTCGGAACGCCTGAGGAGCTGGCCACGATGCGCCGGTTATTTTCTGTCATGGGAATGCATCCCGTCGGCTACTACGACCTTACTGTCGCCAGCCTCCCAGTCCATGCCACATGCTTCCGACCTCTTACAAAAGAGGCACTCGCCTACAACCCTTTTCGAGTCTTCACATCTTTGCTTCGCCTGGAACTTATCCAAGAGGAGTCTCTACGACTACAGGCCGCTGAGATCCTCAGCAAGCGCAACATTTTCACTCCCCGATGCATCGAGCTCATTGAAATGTTTGAAACCGAAGGCGCCTTGTccgaggctgctgctcagGAGTTCATCAAAGAGGCGCTCGAGACCTTCCGCTGGCACAAAACGTCCACCGTGGACATGAAGACCTACAAAGCTCTTCGAGCCACGCATCCGCTCATCGCAGATGTCGTTTGCTTCAAAGGACCTCACATCAACCATCTGACACCCCGTGTCCTCGACATCGAGACTGCCCAAATCGAGATGAAACGATACGGTCTCGACGCGAAAGACGCCATCGAGGGACCTCCCCCGAGAACCTGTCCCATCTTGCTTCGGCAGACTAGTTTCCTCGCTCTTGACGAAGCGATTGCTTTTTCGGAGGGTGCAGAGACTGGCGGAAGTCACAAGGCGCGGTTCGGAGAGATTGAGCAGCGAGGCGTAGCGTTGACACCTAAGGGTCGGCGTCTCTACGACGATCTGATCAATGAGTGGCGGCAAAAATCTTTTGATGCATCGCCTGAAACCAAGGAAGAGATTCTGGCAAAGGTCTTTGAGAGGTTTCCTGACGACACGAAGAGCTTGAGGGAGCAAGACCTGGCATACTTCACCTACAAGCTCACAGACTCTGCATCAAAAGTGTCCAGCACGGATATGGACGCACTGATTGACTCTGGAGCTGTCCAACTAGAGCCCATCACCTACGAAGACTTCCTACCCGTCAGTGCGGCTGGTATCTTTCACTCGAACCTGGGAAATGACGGTGGTATGGACCATGTCGCGGCAGCGGATCAGGCGTCTTTTGAGAAGGGGCTTGGCTGCAAAGTCAACAAGGAGTTTGAGCTGTACAGGAAAATGCAGGAGGCGTCGATTGGGGAATGCCTCAAGAATCTGTAATAGAGGCTTGGAGATACAGGGTATCTGTTATGTAACTAAACACTGAGCGAAGCGATCCTTTCATCCATGGAATTGATTATTTTTTTCTACTACTTTTGGGAAAAGAAGTGAACAGACTGTAGAACTGAGATATTCGTGCAAATGCTTCTTGCTTAAGTATCTATCTCGCCACTATCTCACTATCTCGAGTTTGATAAGATGTAATCCTGGAGATTAGAAACCTGCTATCTGATAAGGGTGCAAGGTCAGCTCCCTTCATGGCACCATCAACAATGTCAGGTGTGGTCAGCATGGATGCCAATGAGATGGCAAGCGGTGTGGATGGTCTTGCACGTTTGCAGTAGGTGGACAATACTGATGGCTCTCATCTTTTTTGCCGGGTTTGCTTGTTGCTTCTGTCCCGTGAGTTATCCACGTGCATGCTTGACAACTTGACAAGATAAAGGGCGTAGTAGCTGCATATCGGTACCCGAGGTGCGTTCCGCATAAAATTCGTTTCTCGGGAATAGACTAGCGAGTTCGGCCAAGTAATTCCGCCAAACATCTTTGGTGATATGCTGGTTCATTGAAGGCTGACGAAAAGATGTTGCAGATGCCAATTAGAAATAAGAACCCCAAAAGCGGGAAAAGGGATATCATGGCTTTATTTTTCGCATATAAGTAAAAGGCGTTGCCTATTGACCGATTATTGTGATTCTTATCAACGGTGAAGGTATTTCCGAGTGTCGGGACTACAATGGCGGGTCGGAAATATCATGTCCGAAGTGTGGAGGCGAATTGCAACGCCAAGCAAGACAATGCTGAGTCCTTCACCGCCCGTAGCATATGTCtatgaggaggagatgacgTATGAAAAACCCCAATGGTCTGATAGTTACAGAGACTTGTGATAACAAACATGGTTCAAACGGTGGACTTGGGGTCCAAATTCGCAGCATCTCGATTCAAATAAACAACAGTACCTAACGAGTGGGTCAGTCGACGATGGTACGATGTAATAGGGAGTAGTAAAATGAAGAATTACAAGCCGCAAAAGGACAAGACTTGGCTAATAGACTTGTTAAGGAAGGATATCCCGAGCTCCTAGTCCTTGACAAGGGATGATATAGAAGCCGAACTGTGCCCCTCCTAGTCCAAGCTCCCGAAGCCATCTCGGGTTCCCTCGGGCAAGGAACCCGAGTCCCACCACGTTTGAAAGCCCCGTGTCCCCGCgacctccagctcctttTGAGATGGACAATTATTACCATGGAGTCGGCATTCGCATCACCGGAGTCTCAAAAGAGACCAAATCAACGAAGAGCATCTCCAAAAGACGACAGCTGTCGCACTTGTAGGATATGCCGCCAGAAGAAGGTTGGGTTGCCAGACTTGTCCTACGTCATCAACTAACAGAGTCTCCAGGTCAAATGCGATGGTCAACGTCCAAAATGCGGTGCATGTTGCAGAAAAGGGGATGAGTGTGTCTATCTACAAGATGCTAGGCGCACGGCTATTCGCATCAGAAAGGAAGACGTCAGGGCTCTTCAGCGAcaggtcgaggagctcaaagAGCAGATGCGGCAGAAGGATCTCCAGACCCCATCTCATGACCTTCCTTCTCTCAGCCGTGCGAACTCATCCCAAGGACAGTCCCTTCCCATTCCACAATACCCGATAGACAATGTTGGTTCATCAAGCGCTTTTACACCTGCTACCTCGAGTCATCCACCAACCAGCGTACGCTCTCTCTTGTCTGAAGACACGCCACCGAGTTCAAATCGAGGACCACCCAGCCAGTCTCCGGTACTCACGTCGTCGGCAGCCGCCGCAGTGCTGGCATCTCTGGACAGAGGCGCTGAATCGATCGCTGAGAACCCGTTGCTATCACCCGAACCCACGCAAGGGAGCGAAGAAaacgatggagatggcttcCAGTTGTATGGTGCCACCAGCTTGCTGCACGATCAGTCGTCAAGAACGCTCTTGGCCGACAGGCAGAGGGAAGGGAGCCAGGAGCGCGCGACATCAAAAGATGCCGTCAGAGATCGACTCGTTTCATACGCTGCCCTTAGAAGACAGGAAGAGGTGGCCCTATACTCATCCCCGAGTATCACATCCAAGATCGACTTTGACGGGGTACCCATGGACACGGCTCTGCACCTATTGGACTTGCACTGGAACCGCCAGCATCTGTCATATCTCCTCACCTATCGGCCAGCCATTATGGATAGTCTCATCCATAATGGACCATGCGTCAATAAACTACTCCTGAACGCTATCTACTTCCAAAGTAGTTTGTATAGCGATCGGACCTCTCTGTTACGCCAAGACCCCCAAGACCCGCAGACTATGGGCATGGCCTTTTACGAGCGATTCAAGTCTCTCCTAGTCGACCACATCGACAAACCTACTATACCAACTGTCGTGGCTCTCCTGACCTGCGGTGCATGTTTGGTCCCGCGTGGCAAGCAGAGTGCTGGCTGGGTATTCTGTGGCATCGCCTACAGGATGATGACAGACCTTGGATGCCATTTGGATATTGAGCCAACGTCACAGGCTGGACAGGGCTTTAAACTCACTCCCATTGATGTTGAGATGAGAAAGAGGATCTACTGGGCCGCTTATGTTGGAGACAAACTGCAGTCTCTGTTCCTGGGTCGTCCTCCCGCGATACATGAGACAGCAGGTAGTGTCTCTGAAGAATTCCTGGATACTTacgaagagatggaagaatgGAGACCATACGTGGATCCAGAGGCACGGCCTTTTGACAGTAGCGCCCCAGCTTATCGAGGACGACCATGTTATGGGATAAGCACATTCCGATGTTTGCTTCAGCTCTGCCGTATTATATCTCGCATTATAGATGCTTTCTACACAACTGACAACACTGGCCTATCAAAACAACCTGTTGAATCTGTCACGGCAAGCCTGATACAGAAGAGGCAAGAGGTTAGGGAACAGCTGCGTCAATTCAGGGAGAGCATCCCCTCATGGCTTCAGTTCGAACCAGGAGTAGATCCTACTCCACCACCGCACCAGATAACGCCTCAGTATGTATCTCGTCCGATGACTTTAACATGCATCACTAATGGTATTTGAAGTGCACTCTATTGGGCTTCAGTAATACTCACAGAACTGCCCTTCACAAACCGCGGTCGCACAACCTTTGCACATGAACTCAGCCCATTCCAATCCAGCGACCAAGACGAAAGCCGAAGAAAATGCATTGAAGCTGCACTACACATCTGGAAACTCGTGGAAGCATACAAAAAGACATTCACCTTGAGACGCGCGCAGTATGGCATATCCTACGCCACATATTGTGCGGTGCTTGTCATTCTTGAACACACTGACCAAGACTGCGATGAGTACATTGAATGCATCCGTTTCTTCTGGCAGGCTTTGTTGGAATTCCAGCGTGGTTGCAATTATGGACTAAAGCGGCCTTTGAGACTACTCAAGTCTCTTATGAGTCGGATCGAGAGAGTGACCAAGAACATCAACATGGATGCGACAGCCACAACAAGTTGTCCAGATTTGAGCGGTAAAAATCATACAAAACAGCCAGAGTAACTGTACTGATAATGTTATAGCCTTCCAAGCCGACATGGCATCGTTATTCGGAACTGGTCAAACTGGCGATGGTTGGAGCGGGCCATGGGTCGCACAAGATGGCATTGTGGCGGATAACACCCTGTTCGGCATTGCTGACGATAGTCTTTTGGGA from Fusarium keratoplasticum isolate Fu6.1 chromosome 10, whole genome shotgun sequence includes these protein-coding regions:
- a CDS encoding Zn(2)-C6 fungal-type domain-containing protein → MESAFASPESQKRPNQRRASPKDDSCRTCRICRQKKVKCDGQRPKCGACCRKGDECVYLQDARRTAIRIRKEDVRALQRQVEELKEQMRQKDLQTPSHDLPSLSRANSSQGQSLPIPQYPIDNVGSSSAFTPATSSHPPTSVRSLLSEDTPPSSNRGPPSQSPVLTSSAAAAVLASLDRGAESIAENPLLSPEPTQGSEENDGDGFQLYGATSLLHDQSSRTLLADRQREGSQERATSKDAVRDRLVSYAALRRQEEVALYSSPSITSKIDFDGVPMDTALHLLDLHWNRQHLSYLLTYRPAIMDSLIHNGPCVNKLLLNAIYFQSSLYSDRTSLLRQDPQDPQTMGMAFYERFKSLLVDHIDKPTIPTVVALLTCGACLVPRGKQSAGWVFCGIAYRMMTDLGCHLDIEPTSQAGQGFKLTPIDVEMRKRIYWAAYVGDKLQSLFLGRPPAIHETAGSVSEEFLDTYEEMEEWRPYVDPEARPFDSSAPAYRGRPCYGISTFRCLLQLCRIISRIIDAFYTTDNTGLSKQPVESVTASLIQKRQEVREQLRQFRESIPSWLQFEPGVDPTPPPHQITPHALYWASVILTELPFTNRGRTTFAHELSPFQSSDQDESRRKCIEAALHIWKLVEAYKKTFTLRRAQYGISYATYCAVLVILEHTDQDCDEYIECIRFFWQALLEFQRGCNYGLKRPLRLLKSLMSRIERVTKNINMDATATTSCPDLSAFQADMASLFGTGQTGDGWSGPWVAQDGIVADNTLFGIADDSLLGAYM
- a CDS encoding DUF1338 domain-containing protein; this translates as MTVKEIATPDAIRALFSSALSNMYQREVPQYGTLLKLVSDINRQKDVNIQHRIEVERHGAIRLGTPEELATMRRLFSVMGMHPVGYYDLTVASLPVHATCFRPLTKEALAYNPFRVFTSLLRLELIQEESLRLQAAEILSKRNIFTPRCIELIEMFETEGALSEAAAQEFIKEALETFRWHKTSTVDMKTYKALRATHPLIADVVCFKGPHINHLTPRVLDIETAQIEMKRYGLDAKDAIEGPPPRTCPILLRQTSFLALDEAIAFSEGAETGGSHKARFGEIEQRGVALTPKGRRLYDDLINEWRQKSFDASPETKEEILAKVFERFPDDTKSLREQDLAYFTYKLTDSASKVSSTDMDALIDSGAVQLEPITYEDFLPVSAAGIFHSNLGNDGGMDHVAAADQASFEKGLGCKVNKEFELYRKMQEASIGECLKNL